The following proteins are co-located in the Nitrosopumilaceae archaeon genome:
- a CDS encoding DUF1512 domain-containing protein, whose amino-acid sequence MDFLGINVDKLLNFNDNSNPLMLLVWIVPIVIFMFYGQRIQLQITSSEINKSLEKLKTFKEDTRKELLDYIKTTIKPTTDPSAKIDRYLEYFTIMPVDMDPNGIIQKIRHIMRSREDYTRLQVKTISSEMNSMDASKIENILEAVTTLHLFYKMVRHLYLTAKKQNNFPLILPLQMMMPFIMEEAEALKGAVSAFKQGQPIGDGIGPMIVGKMMIGTEKKTAAFETVWSEKEFEGRKLYLMKAEGPSATVGRPGDALERIISESKPDVIVMVDAALKLEGEDSGTVTQGFGAAIGGIGTDRYQIEEVATKYKIPIYAIVIKQSIKEAITLMKKEIADSAEKVTSQIHEMIKDNAKPGQSVLVIGVGNTLGVSQ is encoded by the coding sequence TTGGATTTTCTAGGAATTAACGTAGACAAACTCCTCAACTTTAATGATAATTCTAATCCTCTGATGTTGCTTGTGTGGATTGTACCGATAGTAATCTTCATGTTTTATGGTCAAAGGATTCAGTTACAAATAACATCATCTGAAATCAACAAATCGCTTGAAAAACTAAAGACGTTCAAAGAAGATACAAGAAAAGAATTACTAGATTACATAAAAACTACAATAAAACCAACAACAGATCCATCTGCAAAAATCGACAGGTATCTTGAATATTTTACAATAATGCCAGTTGATATGGATCCCAATGGAATTATTCAGAAAATCAGACACATCATGCGTTCACGTGAGGATTATACTAGATTGCAAGTAAAAACAATTTCATCAGAAATGAACTCGATGGACGCAAGTAAAATAGAAAACATTCTGGAAGCGGTTACTACTTTGCACTTGTTTTACAAAATGGTAAGACACCTTTATCTTACAGCAAAAAAACAAAATAATTTTCCGCTCATTTTGCCATTACAAATGATGATGCCATTTATCATGGAAGAAGCAGAGGCGCTAAAGGGTGCTGTTTCTGCCTTTAAACAAGGTCAACCAATAGGTGATGGGATAGGACCAATGATTGTTGGAAAGATGATGATTGGAACAGAAAAGAAAACTGCTGCATTTGAAACAGTGTGGAGCGAAAAAGAATTCGAGGGAAGAAAACTCTATCTGATGAAGGCCGAAGGACCATCTGCAACAGTTGGAAGACCAGGTGATGCATTAGAGAGAATTATATCTGAAAGTAAACCTGATGTAATAGTAATGGTTGATGCAGCATTAAAACTAGAAGGAGAAGATTCTGGTACTGTAACACAAGGATTTGGTGCGGCAATTGGGGGAATTGGTACTGATAGATATCAAATTGAAGAGGTTGCAACAAAATACAAAATTCCTATTTATGCTATTGTAATAAAACAATCAATCAAAGAAGCCATCACGCTTATGAAAAAAGAAATTGCGGACTCTGCAGAAAAGGTAACGTCACAAATACATGAAATGATTAAAGATAATGCAAAACCAGGTCAATCTGTCCTAGTAATTGGAGTGGGAAACACTCTTGGAGTTTCGCAATGA
- a CDS encoding helix-turn-helix domain-containing protein translates to MKDNDTNLQLNLFDAEPGTASYEHKLNLQKITEQLLKFGLSPNQTKIYIYLGKYGPKTAPQVFKALQLPRTETYFILNALQGRGIVNAECSSPTKYSALPLEQTLSTLVNTEKEKLDTLTQQKSDLVQLWDQVPSYIIETDETKSEKLQMVQGSELIQIKIKNMIKSAREEILMFCSEKDLSRFYHADITDMLSDSLIDFRIIVSPAQRIPSFLDGINKKAIKLMPSINSENQCFVIKDHSEVIIFLRNAVHPSHNPFAVWADSRSFVDSMHMLFGYSWENAEICH, encoded by the coding sequence TTGAAAGATAATGACACTAATCTTCAGTTAAATCTGTTTGATGCAGAACCTGGAACGGCGTCATACGAACACAAGTTAAATCTACAGAAGATTACAGAACAACTTTTAAAATTTGGGCTTAGTCCAAATCAAACAAAAATATACATCTATTTGGGAAAATACGGTCCAAAAACGGCACCACAAGTGTTCAAAGCATTACAGCTACCAAGAACTGAAACTTATTTCATTCTTAACGCATTACAAGGCAGAGGAATTGTAAATGCAGAATGTTCATCACCCACAAAATATTCTGCGCTTCCATTAGAGCAAACGTTATCAACGTTAGTAAATACAGAAAAAGAGAAATTAGATACGTTAACGCAACAAAAAAGCGATCTGGTTCAACTTTGGGATCAAGTTCCGTCATATATTATTGAGACGGACGAAACAAAAAGTGAAAAATTACAAATGGTGCAAGGAAGTGAACTTATACAAATAAAAATAAAAAACATGATTAAAAGTGCGAGAGAAGAAATTCTAATGTTTTGTAGTGAGAAAGATCTTTCTAGATTTTATCATGCTGATATCACAGATATGTTATCAGACTCACTTATCGATTTTAGGATCATTGTTTCTCCAGCGCAAAGAATTCCTTCTTTTCTGGATGGAATAAATAAAAAAGCAATTAAACTAATGCCAAGTATTAATTCTGAAAATCAATGTTTTGTGATCAAAGATCATAGCGAGGTTATAATATTTCTAAGAAATGCGGTTCATCCCTCGCACAATCCTTTTGCAGTTTGGGCGGATTCTAGATCATTTGTGGATTCTATGCATATGTTATTTGGGTATTCTTGGGAGAATGCAGAGATATGTCATTGA
- a CDS encoding tRNA-binding protein — protein MPNITYDDFAKLDIRIAKILGTEKILGKSKIIKGIIDLGEEKREVIIGGAEYYQPEDLVGKTVVVIANLEPRKIAGFESNAMLLAADVNDKPFWLTVNEEVPLGTKIK, from the coding sequence GTGCCAAATATTACATATGATGATTTTGCTAAACTCGATATTCGTATAGCCAAAATACTTGGCACCGAAAAAATACTTGGAAAATCGAAGATTATTAAAGGAATCATAGATTTAGGAGAAGAAAAGCGTGAAGTAATAATTGGCGGTGCAGAATATTATCAACCAGAAGATCTAGTTGGTAAGACGGTGGTTGTTATTGCAAATCTAGAACCACGAAAGATTGCGGGATTTGAATCAAATGCAATGCTTTTGGCCGCAGATGTAAACGATAAACCGTTCTGGCTAACAGTAAATGAAGAAGTACCACTTGGAACAAAAATAAAATAA
- the map gene encoding type II methionyl aminopeptidase, whose translation MQIQDYISAGKIASQVRENARKKDHVGSTLFEICESIEKEIIQKGGKCAFPVNTSLNEIAAHYTAEPNDQRAISETDLLKIDLGVQINGYIADTAVTVCYDPKFDFLIQAAEAALKDAISIIKTGTKSSDVGKTIENTVKQMGCQPIANLSGHSLEQYTIHAGKSIPNIWSIGSFSFSPTEAYACEPFVTTKEGLGFVREGKTRNIFSLITRKRTKDAEADKLADHIWEKFNMLPFALRWLIPTWEEKNARILLEKLVKNKVVRSYPVLTEANGERVAQAEHTFIPQENGITVTTL comes from the coding sequence ATGCAAATCCAAGATTACATCAGTGCTGGAAAGATTGCATCGCAAGTAAGAGAAAATGCAAGAAAAAAAGATCATGTCGGGTCTACGTTATTTGAGATTTGCGAGTCAATAGAAAAAGAAATTATTCAAAAGGGTGGCAAGTGTGCCTTTCCAGTTAATACCAGTCTAAATGAGATAGCAGCTCACTATACCGCAGAGCCAAATGACCAGAGAGCAATCAGTGAAACAGATTTGTTAAAAATTGATCTTGGAGTACAGATTAACGGATACATAGCAGATACTGCAGTAACTGTATGCTATGATCCCAAGTTTGATTTTCTAATACAAGCAGCAGAAGCTGCACTAAAGGATGCAATATCAATCATAAAAACAGGTACAAAATCAAGCGATGTTGGAAAAACAATAGAAAACACAGTAAAACAGATGGGCTGTCAACCAATAGCAAATCTCAGCGGTCATTCCTTAGAACAATACACTATTCATGCTGGAAAATCAATACCAAATATTTGGTCCATAGGATCTTTTTCGTTTTCGCCTACCGAAGCTTACGCGTGTGAGCCATTTGTTACAACAAAAGAAGGGTTAGGATTTGTACGCGAGGGTAAAACAAGAAACATCTTTTCACTTATCACTAGAAAAAGAACAAAGGATGCAGAAGCTGATAAGCTTGCTGATCACATATGGGAAAAATTTAACATGTTGCCATTTGCATTAAGATGGCTTATTCCAACTTGGGAAGAGAAAAATGCTAGAATTTTGTTAGAGAAACTTGTTAAAAACAAGGTAGTAAGATCATATCCTGTATTAACTGAGGCAAATGGTGAAAGAGTAGCACAGGCAGAGCACACATTCATACCTCAAGAAAATGGAATAACAGTTACTACACTCTAG
- a CDS encoding glycosyltransferase family 2 protein, producing the protein MSSVQKEIVTRHSKSLSVVVPTYNESKNIVGILDSLCKHLPIDTDTEIIVVDDNSPDGTGNIVEEYAKNSKRENTQSVQVIHRKTERGLSSAILAGISCAKGESVVVMDSDFSHPPQTIPKMIEELHKSECDIVVASRYVDGGSVKGWPFKRKIISKGATKIAQHGLGIKIKDPMSGFFAFKRSIINNIKFDAMGYKILLEILVKTRGVKVKEIPYEFINRKEGSSKLDTAVTIDYVKSLWSLYRYGKTIREKEKRISVRFLSKAGRFYTVGASGLLVNYLVSFLFGVVLSNLWYIYATMIGIVFSMTSNFILNKVWTFEDRDFDLKKTLKQYGLFLGFSGIGAIFQIFMIYVLVESRHLNYSIALFVAVVIASVGNFILNKRWTFEEKVWS; encoded by the coding sequence ATGAGTAGTGTACAAAAAGAGATTGTAACTAGACATTCAAAATCTCTTTCAGTTGTTGTACCCACTTATAATGAATCTAAAAATATTGTGGGCATACTAGATTCTTTATGTAAACATCTACCTATTGATACAGATACTGAGATCATAGTAGTTGATGACAATTCACCAGATGGTACTGGAAATATAGTTGAAGAATATGCAAAAAATTCTAAAAGGGAAAATACCCAATCTGTTCAAGTCATACATAGAAAAACTGAACGTGGATTGAGTTCTGCAATTCTTGCTGGCATCAGCTGTGCCAAAGGTGAATCAGTTGTTGTAATGGATAGCGATTTCTCACATCCTCCACAAACAATTCCAAAAATGATAGAGGAGCTTCACAAATCCGAATGCGATATAGTAGTAGCATCGAGATATGTCGATGGTGGTTCTGTAAAAGGATGGCCGTTTAAAAGAAAAATAATAAGCAAAGGAGCGACCAAAATTGCTCAACATGGATTAGGAATAAAAATCAAAGATCCAATGTCGGGTTTTTTTGCATTCAAACGCAGTATTATTAATAATATCAAGTTTGATGCCATGGGATACAAAATACTTTTAGAAATACTTGTAAAAACACGAGGAGTAAAAGTAAAAGAGATCCCATATGAATTCATTAATCGTAAAGAAGGTTCAAGCAAACTAGATACAGCTGTAACTATTGATTATGTCAAATCATTATGGAGTCTATACCGTTATGGTAAAACCATCCGTGAAAAAGAAAAAAGAATTTCTGTACGTTTTCTCTCAAAAGCTGGAAGATTCTATACAGTAGGTGCCTCAGGTTTACTGGTAAACTATTTAGTTTCATTTCTTTTTGGAGTAGTTCTATCTAACTTATGGTACATCTATGCAACCATGATAGGAATTGTATTTTCTATGACATCAAACTTTATTCTAAATAAAGTGTGGACTTTTGAGGATAGAGACTTTGATCTTAAAAAAACTCTAAAGCAATACGGATTATTTTTGGGCTTTAGTGGAATAGGTGCAATATTTCAGATTTTCATGATTTACGTTCTAGTAGAATCAAGACACTTGAATTATTCTATTGCATTGTTTGTAGCAGTAGTTATTGCATCTGTTGGAAATTTCATCTTAAACAAAAGATGGACTTTCGAAGAAAAAGTTTGGAGTTAA
- a CDS encoding FAD-binding oxidoreductase, whose protein sequence is MKAENIGAEIQRIVQCRVLWDKHSRDFYSVDASSYIVKPLVIVFPRNENDIIKILGFASKKNIPVTPRGAGTGLVGSALGKGIILDLKYFDKIKTYPNYVHVGSGLLKGTLDKNLEKNNKFFGPDPSVGPYCTIGGMIATNASGIHSLKYGSVIDNLIGVRIITSNGKAINFPSKSRFGNKILKIINHNIQKKFPRVSKNSCGYRLDKITKKTDLQKIVAGSEGTLCIIISAKIKILPLPKKKILIILSYRNLEQAVIDSAKIVKLAPSALELIDKKIIKHIKFDFPIDTGCLLFVEFDSNIEKSKANLGEIIKSERIIKILTKKDEVKKWWSLRNSALGLSLRGITPDQSLPTLIEDATVSVEKLVVLVDIIKKISEKYKLDIITYGHAGNGNLHIRPVIRNKNKKLMKKIAAEFFSKVIATGGSITGEHGDGLARSEFVKLQYGNYIYSVFKKIKQEFDPKNILNPDKIITTKSSMIKI, encoded by the coding sequence ATGAAAGCGGAAAATATAGGTGCTGAAATTCAGCGAATTGTACAATGCAGGGTACTTTGGGATAAACATAGTCGTGATTTTTATTCTGTTGACGCCAGCTCATATATTGTAAAACCACTGGTCATTGTTTTCCCAAGAAATGAAAATGATATTATTAAGATTCTAGGATTTGCCTCAAAAAAGAACATTCCAGTCACACCTCGTGGTGCTGGAACAGGTCTTGTCGGAAGTGCACTAGGCAAGGGAATAATTCTTGATTTGAAATATTTTGATAAAATCAAAACATATCCAAATTATGTGCATGTGGGTTCAGGTCTCCTTAAGGGAACTCTTGATAAAAATTTAGAAAAAAATAACAAGTTTTTTGGGCCGGATCCGTCAGTTGGTCCATACTGTACAATTGGTGGGATGATTGCCACAAACGCAAGTGGTATTCATTCACTCAAGTATGGTAGTGTTATAGACAACTTGATTGGAGTAAGGATAATAACTTCAAATGGCAAAGCAATTAATTTTCCATCAAAATCACGGTTTGGTAACAAGATACTAAAAATTATAAATCACAATATTCAAAAAAAATTTCCTCGTGTATCAAAAAATTCTTGTGGTTATAGACTAGACAAAATCACAAAAAAAACAGACTTGCAAAAAATCGTTGCAGGTTCTGAAGGTACTTTGTGCATTATCATTTCTGCAAAGATAAAGATTTTACCACTACCAAAAAAGAAAATTCTAATCATATTATCATATAGAAATTTAGAACAAGCTGTAATTGATTCTGCAAAAATAGTAAAACTTGCACCTTCTGCACTGGAGTTAATAGATAAGAAAATAATTAAACACATTAAATTTGATTTTCCTATAGATACAGGATGTCTGTTATTTGTAGAGTTTGACAGTAACATTGAGAAAAGCAAGGCTAATCTTGGAGAGATAATCAAATCTGAAAGAATCATCAAAATTTTGACAAAAAAAGACGAAGTAAAAAAGTGGTGGAGTCTTAGAAATTCAGCACTAGGATTAAGTCTGAGAGGGATTACTCCAGATCAAAGTTTACCAACGTTAATTGAGGATGCTACAGTTTCTGTTGAGAAACTTGTTGTGCTTGTTGATATAATCAAAAAGATTTCAGAAAAATACAAGTTAGACATAATCACATACGGTCATGCTGGAAACGGCAACCTGCATATTAGACCTGTGATTAGAAACAAAAACAAAAAATTGATGAAAAAAATAGCTGCTGAATTTTTTTCCAAAGTAATAGCGACAGGCGGGAGCATAACAGGCGAACATGGAGATGGTCTTGCTAGATCAGAATTTGTAAAATTACAATATGGAAATTATATCTATTCTGTTTTTAAGAAAATAAAACAAGAGTTTGATCCAAAAAATATTTTAAATCCAGATAAGATAATCACCACAAAAAGCAGTATGATAAAAATTTGA
- a CDS encoding glycosyltransferase family 39 protein: MPTLKISSLLFRRISRVSIIFLLIPLTLSAFTHLWNPVGFPDIFYDEGVYMYRAMNVLAGLGPQTNTFHDHPFFGQFFLAGALSLTGYPDSLHPKPDAHSIEMLYLVPRILMGLLAVLDTFLIFKISERCYSTKVAFLASILFAVMPITWLVRRILLDSILLPFLLTSILFAVYTKNSQHSKLFTVISGILLGIAIFTKETAFVMIPVVAILLYQNTKSRKTLVLWFIPVILIPLLWPAQSIADNQFHKFVADVLFQVHRQNNNFVNIVGNFAGYDPVLLILGITGTVYAAIKRDSMILLWIIPFVIFLVSIGYVQYFYWILILPAFCIASSKFIIDKLETVKKNNQQIVTFSIIASICIFGFTMSTLLITTNISGQFEAAAYVIQNVHNSNIPKDSNNTTIISSPVYSWLFTYVYKIPDVDPDYRYILFHPLYTQKILLISDTHFKGNINAGKQLQDVYNRTFPIKKFYGGVLKYDIGEYPFTNMVPNYEGSEIEIRENK; the protein is encoded by the coding sequence ATGCCTACATTAAAAATATCAAGTCTACTTTTTAGAAGAATTAGTCGCGTCTCAATTATTTTTCTTCTAATTCCGTTAACGCTATCTGCATTTACACATTTGTGGAATCCAGTAGGCTTCCCAGATATTTTCTATGACGAAGGAGTATACATGTACAGAGCGATGAATGTTTTAGCAGGTCTAGGACCGCAAACTAATACCTTCCATGATCATCCGTTTTTTGGACAGTTTTTCTTGGCAGGTGCATTATCTTTAACAGGTTATCCAGATTCGCTTCATCCCAAACCTGATGCGCATTCTATAGAAATGCTCTATCTAGTTCCACGAATATTGATGGGTTTACTAGCAGTATTGGATACTTTTCTGATATTCAAGATCTCAGAGCGTTGTTATTCAACAAAAGTTGCTTTTTTAGCTTCAATCTTGTTTGCTGTCATGCCAATAACTTGGCTTGTGAGAAGAATATTGTTAGATTCCATATTACTCCCATTTCTGTTGACATCCATACTTTTTGCAGTTTATACAAAAAATTCTCAACATAGTAAATTGTTTACCGTGATTTCTGGGATTTTACTTGGAATTGCTATTTTTACAAAAGAAACCGCATTTGTCATGATTCCAGTAGTGGCAATTCTGCTGTATCAGAACACAAAGAGTAGAAAAACTCTTGTGTTGTGGTTCATACCAGTAATTTTGATACCATTATTATGGCCCGCTCAGAGCATCGCCGATAATCAATTCCACAAATTCGTTGCTGATGTCTTGTTTCAAGTCCACAGGCAAAATAACAACTTTGTAAATATTGTAGGAAATTTTGCTGGTTATGATCCAGTCTTGCTAATATTAGGTATAACTGGAACTGTTTATGCTGCCATAAAAAGAGATTCCATGATTTTGTTGTGGATAATTCCATTTGTGATATTCCTTGTTTCAATAGGCTATGTCCAATATTTTTATTGGATTCTCATATTACCTGCATTTTGTATTGCGTCATCCAAATTCATAATAGACAAATTAGAGACCGTAAAGAAAAACAATCAACAAATTGTTACATTTTCCATAATAGCTAGCATATGCATTTTTGGATTTACTATGTCAACGTTATTAATTACTACAAATATTTCAGGCCAATTTGAAGCTGCAGCATACGTTATTCAAAATGTTCACAACAGTAATATTCCTAAGGATAGTAATAATACAACAATTATTTCAAGCCCAGTGTACTCGTGGTTGTTTACATATGTTTACAAAATTCCTGATGTAGACCCTGATTACAGATACATATTGTTTCATCCCCTCTATACTCAAAAGATTCTTCTAATATCAGACACTCACTTCAAAGGAAACATCAATGCTGGAAAACAACTTCAGGATGTATACAACCGTACCTTCCCAATCAAGAAGTTTTACGGTGGAGTTCTAAAATACGATATAGGGGAATATCCGTTTACCAACATGGTTCCAAATTATGAAGGAAGCGAGATAGAAATACGGGAAAACAAATAA